The Desulfonatronovibrio magnus genome has a window encoding:
- a CDS encoding YgiQ family radical SAM protein, with amino-acid sequence MNNHKFLATNLMELHHRGISRPDVVLITGDAYIDSSFCGTAIIGRVLEAEGYSVGIISQPDISTGKDITALGEPRLFWGVSSGCVDSEIANYTSLGKPRRSCDFTPGGKNNRRPDRACIVYSNLIRRHFKNTVPIVLGGIEASLRRTAHYDPRTNKIRRSILLDAKADILVYGMGEAPVLEIAGRLSAGQGLEGIRGTCVMQNAPEENSVALPDYDAIPKDKQTMADMFRLFYQNSTGPGGSPLAQKYGSRFLVQNPPAPLPSRQELDRIYELPYTNQVHPMHKSQGHVRAMDTIRNSITTHRGCYGECSFCSIAIHQGRSVISRSMDSIVREAQYMLGHDKEKGVINDVGGPTANMYGSGCSLMASGKPCQDRRCTGYDGVCSRLVHGHHKQKRLLNRLRALTNAKQITIASGIRFDLVLSDKKHGSSYLEQVIKHHVSGQMKIAPEHSVDHVLKLMNKPRSAHVWEFARLYRRLASKLKRNVHLSCYVIAAHPGCTIRDMKEFAGLAQTNLKFSPEQVQIFTPAPSTRSTIMYHCGVDPFTGKKVWSEKGIKGKQEQKLALKRKK; translated from the coding sequence ATGAACAATCACAAGTTTCTTGCCACTAATCTGATGGAACTGCACCACAGAGGAATATCCCGACCCGACGTGGTTTTGATAACAGGCGATGCCTATATAGATTCATCTTTTTGCGGTACAGCAATCATCGGCAGGGTACTTGAGGCTGAGGGCTATAGTGTAGGTATAATTTCCCAGCCAGACATCTCAACAGGCAAAGATATTACAGCCCTTGGTGAACCCCGTCTTTTCTGGGGAGTCAGCTCTGGCTGTGTGGATTCAGAAATCGCCAACTACACGTCTCTCGGCAAGCCCCGCAGATCATGTGACTTCACACCAGGCGGCAAGAACAACCGCAGGCCTGACCGGGCATGTATAGTATACTCCAATCTTATTCGCAGACATTTTAAAAATACAGTTCCTATAGTTCTGGGAGGCATTGAAGCCAGTTTGCGTAGAACTGCCCATTATGATCCGCGCACAAACAAAATTCGCAGAAGTATTCTCTTAGATGCCAAGGCTGACATACTCGTATATGGCATGGGTGAAGCGCCTGTGCTGGAAATTGCCGGGAGACTGAGTGCAGGGCAGGGCCTTGAGGGCATTCGCGGTACATGTGTTATGCAAAATGCACCGGAAGAGAACAGTGTTGCTTTGCCGGACTATGATGCGATTCCAAAAGATAAACAAACCATGGCCGACATGTTCAGGCTGTTTTACCAGAACAGTACAGGACCAGGGGGCAGTCCGCTGGCTCAGAAATACGGATCACGCTTCCTTGTTCAGAATCCGCCGGCACCCTTGCCTTCCCGTCAGGAGCTGGACCGCATTTATGAACTGCCCTACACTAACCAGGTCCATCCAATGCATAAGAGTCAGGGTCATGTCAGGGCCATGGATACTATTCGCAATTCCATCACCACCCATCGCGGCTGTTACGGAGAATGCTCCTTTTGTTCCATTGCCATTCATCAGGGCAGAAGCGTAATAAGCAGAAGTATGGACAGTATAGTCAGGGAAGCTCAATACATGCTTGGGCATGACAAGGAAAAGGGCGTAATAAACGATGTTGGCGGGCCAACAGCCAATATGTATGGTTCAGGATGCTCTTTAATGGCCAGTGGAAAGCCCTGTCAGGACAGACGCTGCACAGGGTATGACGGAGTCTGCAGCAGACTTGTGCATGGACACCACAAGCAGAAACGACTATTGAACCGTCTTCGGGCATTGACCAATGCAAAGCAGATAACTATAGCCTCTGGAATTCGTTTTGATCTCGTTTTGAGCGATAAAAAGCATGGATCATCATATTTGGAACAGGTGATAAAACATCACGTGTCAGGGCAGATGAAGATAGCTCCTGAGCATTCTGTTGACCATGTTCTCAAGCTAATGAACAAGCCCAGGTCTGCCCATGTATGGGAGTTTGCAAGATTGTACCGCAGGCTGGCATCTAAGCTCAAACGCAATGTCCACCTTTCATGTTATGTAATAGCTGCCCATCCGGGATGCACAATTAGAGATATGAAGGAATTTGCCGGGCTTGCTCAGACCAACCTCAAGTTCAGCCCGGAGCAGGTGCAGATTTTTACTCCTGCTCCATCTACGAGATCCACCATTATGTATCACTGCGGAGTTGATCCTTTTACCGGAAAAAAGGTGTGGTCGGAAAAAGGCATAAAAGGCAAACAGGAACAAAAGCTTGCTCTGAAACGA